The Sinomicrobium kalidii genome contains a region encoding:
- a CDS encoding amidohydrolase: protein MKKRFSLLLFCCCITGFAQSKLQKDIENIEPKIIEWRRHFHQNPELSNREFNTAKKIAEHLKGLGMEVQTEVAKTGVVGILKGKKPGKVIALRADIDALPVTERVDVPFKSTVQTEYLGEETGVMHACGHDTHTAILMGVAEVLAENNDFAGTVKFIFQPAEEGPPPGEEGGADLMVKEGVLKNPDVEAIFGLHISSLIDVGKIMYKPGGTMAAAQEFEIHVKGEQSHGSAPWTGVDPILVSAKIIDGLQSIISREMELTNEAAVITVGKISSGVRHNIIPETAEMLGTIRTLDYDMQKLLNRRMEEMVTTIAKAYKAEATINIDKGLPVTYNDPGLTAKTLPSLQEVAGEENVILTKAVTGAEDFSFFQEKIPGFYFFLGGKPLDKAPTQHHTPDFYIDESGMLLGVKAFTQIVFDYLGT, encoded by the coding sequence ATGAAAAAACGCTTTTCCCTGCTCCTGTTTTGCTGTTGTATTACCGGTTTCGCACAATCCAAACTTCAAAAAGATATTGAAAACATAGAACCGAAAATTATAGAGTGGCGCAGGCACTTCCACCAAAACCCGGAACTCTCAAACCGGGAGTTCAATACTGCAAAAAAAATAGCGGAACACCTGAAAGGCCTCGGGATGGAGGTGCAGACAGAAGTGGCCAAAACCGGTGTTGTGGGCATTCTCAAAGGAAAAAAACCCGGAAAAGTCATAGCGCTCCGGGCCGATATCGATGCCCTTCCCGTTACCGAAAGAGTGGATGTACCGTTTAAATCTACCGTACAAACAGAATATCTGGGCGAGGAAACAGGTGTAATGCATGCCTGCGGACACGACACACATACTGCCATACTCATGGGTGTTGCTGAGGTCCTTGCCGAGAACAACGACTTTGCAGGAACCGTGAAATTCATTTTTCAGCCGGCTGAAGAAGGGCCGCCTCCCGGAGAAGAAGGTGGTGCAGACCTGATGGTAAAGGAAGGGGTATTGAAAAACCCGGATGTTGAGGCCATATTCGGACTGCATATCAGTTCGCTCATAGATGTGGGAAAAATAATGTACAAACCCGGAGGAACAATGGCGGCCGCGCAGGAGTTTGAAATTCATGTAAAGGGGGAACAATCACACGGTTCTGCTCCCTGGACCGGGGTAGACCCCATACTCGTGTCGGCAAAAATAATAGACGGACTCCAATCCATCATCAGCCGGGAAATGGAATTGACCAATGAGGCCGCCGTAATAACCGTCGGAAAAATATCAAGCGGCGTACGGCACAACATCATCCCGGAAACCGCAGAAATGCTGGGAACAATCAGAACCCTGGATTACGACATGCAAAAACTGCTCAACCGCCGAATGGAAGAGATGGTGACTACCATTGCTAAAGCGTATAAAGCAGAAGCAACCATAAACATTGATAAAGGCTTGCCGGTTACCTATAACGACCCCGGACTCACCGCAAAAACCCTGCCTTCCCTCCAGGAAGTCGCAGGAGAAGAAAATGTGATATTGACCAAGGCCGTAACGGGCGCCGAGGATTTTTCCTTTTTCCAGGAAAAAATTCCCGGATTCTATTTCTTCCTGGGAGGAAAACCGCTGGACAAGGCACCTACCCAGCACCATACACCCGATTTTTATATTGATGAAAGCGGTATGCTACTGGGAGTTAAAGCCTTTACGCAAATTGTCTTTGATTATTTGGGAACATAA
- a CDS encoding FMN-binding glutamate synthase family protein yields the protein MNSLPLFLGNIPWWGWVLIALVLIALRDIFVQKAHTISHNFPIVGHLRYFLESIGPELRQYLVANNREELPFNRIERGWIYASAKKENNYEGFGTDQDIYSHQYIFVNNALLPFKVTEGHPNYTDKYFLPCAKVMGEFRQRRKPFRPGSVINISAMSFGSLSAKAVESMNLGAMKAGAYHNTGEGGLSPYHSKGADVVFQFGTAYFGIRDKDGNFSMEKLKKLIEENPFVRAIEIKLSQGAKPGKGGVLPAKKITRQIADIRHVEMGKDVLSPVNHSAFSSIQELIDFVEKIAEETGLPVGIKAAIGKLDQWRELVALMKKTGKGPDFITIDGGEGGTGAAPPSFADHVSLPWIYAFSDVYSIFKEQDIADRIVFVASGKLGFPAKAAMAFAMGADCINVAREAMMSIGCIQAQSCHTNRCPSGVATQNKWLQSGINIPLKSDRLEQYFKTFRKEFLEVTHACGYEHPCQFTMDDVDVSIGDRNLTQTLAATYQYNKVKIPFESMQKLKECPYLGGKHKDAIHN from the coding sequence ATGAATAGCTTACCATTATTTCTCGGAAACATCCCCTGGTGGGGCTGGGTACTTATTGCCCTCGTATTGATTGCTCTTCGCGATATCTTTGTTCAGAAGGCGCATACCATAAGCCATAATTTCCCGATCGTAGGCCATCTCCGCTATTTTCTGGAAAGTATCGGCCCGGAACTCCGCCAGTACCTCGTGGCCAATAACCGGGAAGAACTGCCTTTCAATCGTATAGAACGGGGATGGATATATGCATCGGCAAAAAAGGAAAACAACTATGAGGGTTTCGGAACTGACCAGGACATCTACTCTCATCAATACATTTTCGTAAACAATGCCCTGCTCCCGTTTAAGGTAACTGAAGGACATCCAAACTATACCGACAAATATTTTTTGCCCTGTGCCAAGGTTATGGGAGAATTCCGGCAGCGGAGAAAACCTTTCCGGCCGGGATCGGTAATCAATATTTCGGCAATGAGCTTCGGGTCGCTCTCCGCCAAGGCCGTGGAGTCCATGAACCTCGGCGCAATGAAGGCGGGAGCGTATCACAATACAGGCGAAGGCGGGCTCTCCCCCTACCATTCCAAAGGAGCTGATGTGGTGTTCCAGTTCGGAACGGCATATTTCGGTATCCGGGACAAGGACGGCAATTTTTCCATGGAAAAATTAAAAAAGCTTATAGAGGAAAATCCGTTTGTCAGGGCCATAGAGATAAAACTCTCGCAAGGTGCAAAGCCCGGTAAGGGAGGCGTACTTCCGGCAAAAAAGATAACCCGGCAAATAGCCGATATTCGTCATGTGGAAATGGGAAAAGATGTGCTTTCTCCGGTAAATCACAGCGCCTTTTCGTCCATACAGGAACTCATCGATTTTGTGGAGAAAATTGCCGAAGAAACGGGACTTCCCGTAGGTATAAAAGCAGCTATAGGAAAACTCGATCAATGGCGCGAACTGGTTGCGCTTATGAAAAAAACCGGGAAGGGACCCGACTTTATTACCATAGACGGTGGCGAAGGAGGAACAGGGGCCGCACCTCCCAGTTTTGCCGACCATGTTTCCCTGCCCTGGATATATGCCTTCAGCGATGTGTACAGTATATTCAAAGAACAGGACATTGCCGATCGTATTGTATTTGTGGCCAGCGGAAAACTGGGATTTCCTGCAAAAGCCGCTATGGCTTTTGCCATGGGGGCCGACTGTATCAACGTTGCCAGGGAAGCCATGATGAGCATTGGCTGTATACAGGCGCAATCCTGCCATACCAACCGTTGCCCCAGTGGAGTGGCTACGCAAAACAAATGGCTGCAAAGCGGTATAAACATCCCGCTCAAATCTGACCGTTTAGAGCAGTATTTCAAAACCTTCAGGAAAGAATTCCTGGAAGTTACCCATGCCTGCGGATATGAACACCCCTGTCAGTTTACCATGGACGATGTGGATGTGAGCATTGGCGACCGGAATCTTACACAAACACTTGCAGCCACTTACCAATACAACAAGGTGAAAATTCCTTTTGAGAGCATGCAGAAACTGAAAGAGTGTCCTTATCTGGGTGGAAAGCACAAAGATGCTATTCATAATTAA